The sequence below is a genomic window from Salvelinus fontinalis isolate EN_2023a chromosome 19, ASM2944872v1, whole genome shotgun sequence.
TATTATAACAATCTATTAGCATATGTCAAAGAGGATGAATAGGCTCTGCTCTTTCTTTTGATATCAACGCCTGCTCACTTTTGGTTTCTCCTTCATCACGGAAGATTTGAACATAACCATGAAGATTGGTGAAGTTATATATAAATCAGGCAATAATGTCAGTGATAAAGCAAAGGCCATATTCTGTGATTATCAAATCCTTAAGACTCGACTCAATATGATTAAAAATAATGTATGATATTCAaaataatgtaaaatatattAAAATAGCTATGAAGTATCCACCGGTGTCAAGTAAAGCATGTAAAATGGGATTAATAACAGACCCTGTTTGCAGTCTTCACACCAGCTCATCTAGACAGCACAAGTGTTACTAGCCCATATCCGAATGGCTGCAAGGTCGTTACTGCACACAAATGTTTTAATACACGTATTTCCCCTACTTCACTAAGACATCATCACACAATATAGTAAAAATGACTACAATTGTTTGCAAAGCTGTGAATAAATATTGCCGAAGTCAAAAGCTatttgtacactcttagaaaaaatggtgctagctagaacctaaaagggttcttcagctgtccccataggagaaccctttgaagaaccccttttgattccaggtagaacccttttgggttctacGTGGGACCTTTTCCagagggttctacgtggaacctgaaagggttctacctggaacaaaaaatgggttctccctggaaccaaaaatgattatcctatggggacagctgaagaaaccctttgggaacccttttttctaagcatGTAGGCAAGAGGCTAGGTCTCATCATGAAAATCGACTGTGTTGCTAACACCTTGTGTATTGGTATACCGTTACTAGCTGGTCAGATATAATTAAAGACTATGAAATTAAAGACTATCAAATGTGAAATGTATTAATGTAAACCAACCCATAAAAGGGGAGCGGGGGAGTGCAAAATCATGTTCAAGCGTCTATTCATCTGTTAATAAAGTACCACCTATCATCTGAAGATGTATAAGACTAATATTGTCAAGGATAAAAACATTGATCTACAAATTGCAAGATAATTTGTCATGTAATTGAAGAACTGAACCGGTACCTGATATTATGTGGAGTAACACATAGTTTAATTAACCTGTTTACCTGCACAAATCTGCTTTCAATGACCATATGGTGTTATAAATTATAACATTGTTTTAATTAAATGGAATTATTTCATATTCTGCACTAAGCATACCATGCAGCTGCTACCAATTACAAAAGCTAATTTAGCCAATTAGTATTTATGTATAGCCTACTTTTAATAAAAACGCCTGTGACCAGTATTTCATAAACCAACATGTGCACAGCATAATCATTTAGACAGAAATCATCACTATAAATTGATAAGCAAAACATTATGCTGGCATATGTATTTTGGATTGAAATATTACTATATGCCATAAAATAACCGCACATTTATCTATACTTGTAATTTGCATGACTCGCACATTTCCGATCCACTTGGAGAATAAAAGTGGATGCATCTTCAAAGAGCTCAGTGAATGTTCCCCTGAAAATACAGTATCAATGTATTACTGCTTTGGGGGACAAATGTAGACACCATGCATGCCATTAAAATCGTTGTGTATAATCAAAAAACATTAGATAATGTGTGAAAAATCATGATTAAATGTTTGCTTTAATACACTCAGACCGATACTGTACAATATCATTTCATAGGTCGACGTACAATTTCCAAGTAATATTTTAAGACAAAACTGTAAAATGTACCATTAACCTCTTACAAATTAAATAAATGATTGAGAGTGGATTCAAGTCCAAAAACGCCAGTGTCATGTGACATCCAGCAGAGTGCGTGTAATTCATGGCGTGGCAAAAAACACATGAATTTACCATGAATCAACCCTAGAGTTGTTGTATTGGGCAGCCACTGTCTGCTAGTGTCAATTGCTGGCTTCACTCTCCCTCTGGCAATGAGTATAAAGGTGGCTGTGCATGTGCTCTTCGGGAACTACCGCGTTGCAGTAGGTACATATATCAGGGCTGTTGTTGTTCATCTGTTGTTGCTGTTCCGCACTCACGGCCTGCGCTGCTGTTGCTGTAGTAGCGTCGCAAAGCTCAGGGCGCCTTGGGGGCTACATGGAAGGACAAACACACCACTTTATACTCTAGAAGTCATACACTTAGCATTGCTTACACTCACCCACTTACAGCATGGTAGGTCATGTGCTTGGGTCTTTCACTGAGGAAAGATCTGTTGCTCTGGGGGAATACAAGCAAAGCATTGTCCAACTTGAACTTGCTTTCTCAACATCCATAGTTCCTGCCCACGACTTGTACTATTGTAATGCTGTATATTTGCTACAGTAGGATTGAATAGTTATTCGTTTCTGGCATTCGTGATAAGTTAGAAACTGAGAAACCAACCAATGACATGATCTAATAGCAAAATAAAATCTACCATCAGTGTGGGTGTTCTACCACTatttaccataccacagacacaCGTCTCAACAAAGGTGTATTTCTTCTGTGTattttcttttttgttgttgttatttttatTAATTAAATTTATTAGATATTTTTTAATCTCTTAATTatttttttctccacaattttgtggtatccaattggtggttacagtcttgtctcatcatgTTATCCAGGTGtacggaggaaacaccgtacacctggcgaccgtgtcagcgtgcactgctccCGGCTCGCCACAGAAGTTGCGAGTGCGCGATggcaaggacatccctgccggccaaaccctcccctaactcgcacgaccaattgtgcgccgccccatgggtctaccggtcgtggccggctgcgacagagcctggacttgaacccagacTTCCTAGTGGCACAGACCACTGCGCCCCTCAGGAGGTCCTTCGGTGTATTTTCTAACAAAAAGCATGGTCTTATATAATACTCAAAAAAGGTCAGATGACCTTCCGAAAATTCTAAAGAATACTACGTGACAGGTAAGATCAATTTGACGTAtactgaaaaaataaataaaatcaatacTGCCTCTATCATTCTGCATTCACGACCTCACAGGTGTGAACAGTTGTACTGATACTGGTAATCATAAAATATACATTCCTTTGGTTCTGAGATCAACATGGACTTGTATAACCAACTACAAAATCAATGACATGAAAGCATTATCATCTAAAACAATTGGTGTGTTTTATGATCATTTGTAATAACTATGTAACAAGCATTGTTGTACACATAGGCCTATCATAGCTTATTGGGATTAACAACTTTCAGAGACTTGCCACACTTGTGTCGATGTGTGAAGTTGCCTTGTACTATTCATACGCTTTCTATCTCCCATTCCTTTGCCAGAAAAAAAATCAGTAGTTGAGAGTTTCCTAATTTTACCTGTAAATAAAGGAATGAGCATTTCCTGTGAACCTCACCTGCTGGTGTCCACGCACACTCTTGTGTGAGAGCGacatggagggggagggagggtgagagacagaggtagtATACAGGAATGGGATGGCCAGCTCTATAGACGGTTACCTCTATGACGGCAGGGAAAGTGCTGACTCCTGCCCTTGGCATGGACAGGTCAATGCGTTTTTCCGGAGCGCTGTTCAGGAACTCGTATTCACTGTCTGTGGAGGGGGGGAACTTGATGCTGAGTGTGGTGAGGGAGTCCACTTGGTTCGTGTCCTCTGGGCTTGCACCGCGGGATGCCAGGGATATGGGCGGGTGCTGGAGGTCGACCCCTGGCCTCAAGGCTGAGGGGAAGGGCCTCTCCGCTTGCTCCACGGCCACGTCTGTACACTGAATGGGCATGGAGAACTGCTGCTCTGTCGAATGTCATACACAATGCTTTCATCATACTGTTTCTGTAACATATCGACATTCACTTACAACATTTAGATATTACGTTTTCCCATTGAGTCGCAATTAGTTCAAGTAATAATGAATAATGTAAAGAATATTTTCACTTTTATTTTCAATAAGTATAAATACACACGGTAAGTATAATATGATTGTAGTTTTTTTCATTCCCATCATTATATAACTAACCAGCGCTACATCACAGCATGTGTCTGTGGAATAATTCAACATATTTATCTGCTCATTCTTTTCCACACAGGTGGAGGGCCATGATTAAATAGGCCAACAAGGCATTAATGTACGGTTCTGCTTAAGGTGTTGATATCTCATTGTGTATAGGAACAAAGCTAAAGCTGACATATATAATTACTAATATCGTGTTATGACATATCCAAAGCAATTGTAGCTCAACATATTTTCTCTATTGTAATTAAATTAGAGTACATCAGTTCAGGCCTTGGGTTCCTTTCAACAGTGCTGGAATAATAAGCAAATTCCAAATTACTATTGTGCAGACTTTAATATTACCATTTGCCATGTCATTTCCTCTGTAGATTTTTTTCAGGTGATCTTTTTGTCTCTGGGTTAATGTACGTATCTGCTGGAATTTCCCCCGAAGAGCTTGAAACACTTCAAGAACATCTTTACTGAGAGACAAAGAAATGCAAGTAAAATAACTGCTTTTCATCAAAAAAATGAAGAAAAGACGCACATACTAATGCACATACTTCTCAAAACTGCTGGCTACTGGTGCTGTGTGTGGTGAAGATGACACAATCACAGCAGTTTCCATATTTTCCTTCTGAAAAACAGACACACATGGCATGAAGGACTTACACTGCAGGAAATATCAACCTTACTATTATTATACACTATCCAAATTGAATACTAAAATTACTATTTTTCTGCATAATGTGATCATTTCATAAATCAACATTTTTATGTCATAAAAGTCATATACTGTAACAATAATTATGACAATTATACATTCTAACAAAAAAAATCATGGGTGATGCCTTGTGATCTAAGATATTAGGGAATTACTTCTCAACAATAAAGCTGGCGGTTCTATAAAGCTGATGACTATGgtgcggcaggcagcctagtgtttagagcgttggactagtatccgtaaaggttgcaagatcgaatccccgagctgacaaggtacaaatctgaacaaggcagttaactgtccctaggccgtcattgaaaataagaatttgttcttaactgactttcctatttaaataaaggtaaaataaaaagaaatgGCCTCAGACCCTGAGGGTTGGTGATGCTATCCTCTAGCGCCACCTGTTGATGAAAgatagtatgtgtgtgttcattcTATTAAAATGATCCCCAATGAGGAGTTTTGATTATATTACAATATTACGAATCAATCATTTTTGAAAACATTAATGTTATCCAGCTATAAATGTATTACAGAAAAGCAACAAGATGAATGATGGCCTATGTCACACGAAGTGGATCTATTGTATTGTGCATTGAGCTCTGATACAGCTATCAGGGCTTGAAGATACAGAACAGTATCTACAAGCAAATGTATGATTTATGAACaataatgtctgtgtgtgtgtgtgtgtgtgtgtgtgtgtgtgtgtgtgtgtgtgtgtgtgtgtgtgtgtgtgtgtgtgtgtgtgtgtgtgtgtgtgtgtgtgtgtgtgtgtgtgcgtgtgcgtgtgtatgtgtgagagaagaTATTGAGCTTTTTTGAGAGATTTGAGAGAAAACAAATGTTACGAGGCAGCCAATGGGGATGTCATGTTTGCACCCCAAAACGTCCTTGCATCTACATCCTATTTGTAAACATAAATAAACAAGATCTAACTCTAATC
It includes:
- the LOC129816324 gene encoding TRAF family member-associated NF-kappa-B activator-like, whose product is MERNIGDQLNKAYEAYRQASIERDSAKKELQQMNVNYERHTQKLQEQIEDQQQLISKLKAQLISATKQPSGEVKGEAAPRKQEEETLSPSNPLFDNPGSSLRKIHYLKENMETAVIVSSSPHTAPVASSFENKDVLEVFQALRGKFQQIRTLTQRQKDHLKKIYRGNDMANEQQFSMPIQCTDVAVEQAERPFPSALRPGVDLQHPPISLASRGASPEDTNQVDSLTTLSIKFPPSTDSEYEFLNSAPEKRIDLSMPRAGVSTFPAVIEPPRRPELCDATTATAAQAVSAEQQQQMNNNSPDICTYCNAVVPEEHMHSHLYTHCQRESEASN